A genomic stretch from Burkholderia pyrrocinia includes:
- a CDS encoding D-tagatose-bisphosphate aldolase, class II, non-catalytic subunit, whose protein sequence is MSGLTTIAERPRTAHADAVLRMIFDANRADAQRGIYSICSAHRLVLEAACEAARADGSPLLIEATCNQVNHLGGYTGMTPADFRRDVDAIAARCGLAPSALVLGGDHLGPNPWRHRRAADAMREASAMVAAYVEAGFEKIHLDASMACADDPARLDDRTIAARAAELCRVAEDAASRAGVAPVYVIGTEVPTPGGEVSGNPGDANGAAIARIAVTRSDSIAATLDAHRRAFAAAGLDDAWTRVVAIVAQPGVDFDDRHVLDYDSAKAASLGASILHTPRLVFEAHSTDYQTEGALAALVRDHFAVLKVGPALTFALREALFALTFIEDALIDDVAQRSRLRDVVDAAMRAQPEHWAPYYRGDETEQRLARQFSYSDRIRYYWLQPAVAAAVEQLFGNLARQPVPETLVAQWLPDVYAACRAGGLAKEPRAWVRHRIRDVIAHYARACGMQRPA, encoded by the coding sequence ATGTCCGGCCTGACGACCATCGCCGAACGCCCGCGCACCGCGCACGCGGATGCCGTGCTGCGGATGATCTTCGACGCGAACCGTGCGGACGCGCAGCGCGGCATCTATTCGATCTGCAGCGCGCACCGGCTGGTGCTGGAGGCCGCGTGCGAAGCCGCGCGCGCGGACGGCTCGCCGCTGTTGATCGAGGCGACCTGCAACCAGGTGAACCATCTCGGCGGCTATACGGGCATGACGCCCGCCGATTTCCGCCGCGACGTCGATGCGATCGCCGCGCGCTGCGGGCTCGCTCCGTCGGCGCTCGTGCTCGGCGGCGACCATCTCGGTCCGAACCCGTGGCGGCACCGCCGCGCGGCCGACGCGATGCGCGAGGCCAGTGCGATGGTCGCCGCGTATGTCGAAGCCGGTTTCGAAAAGATCCACCTCGACGCGAGCATGGCGTGCGCGGACGATCCGGCGCGGCTCGACGACCGCACGATCGCCGCCCGCGCGGCCGAGCTGTGCCGCGTGGCGGAAGACGCGGCGTCGCGCGCCGGTGTCGCGCCCGTCTACGTGATCGGCACCGAGGTGCCGACGCCGGGCGGCGAAGTCAGCGGCAATCCGGGCGATGCGAACGGCGCGGCGATCGCTCGGATCGCGGTTACGCGCAGCGACAGCATCGCGGCGACGCTCGACGCGCACCGCCGCGCGTTCGCGGCGGCCGGGCTCGACGACGCGTGGACGCGCGTCGTCGCGATCGTCGCGCAGCCGGGCGTCGACTTCGACGATCGCCACGTGCTCGACTACGACAGCGCCAAGGCAGCGTCACTCGGCGCGAGTATCCTGCATACACCGCGCCTCGTGTTCGAGGCGCATTCGACCGATTACCAGACCGAGGGCGCGCTCGCCGCGCTCGTGCGCGACCACTTCGCGGTGCTGAAGGTCGGCCCCGCGCTGACGTTCGCGCTGCGCGAGGCGCTGTTCGCATTGACGTTCATCGAGGATGCGCTGATCGACGACGTCGCGCAGCGCTCGCGGCTGCGCGACGTGGTCGATGCCGCGATGCGCGCGCAGCCCGAGCACTGGGCGCCGTACTACCGCGGCGACGAAACCGAGCAGCGGCTCGCGCGCCAGTTCAGCTACAGCGACCGGATTCGCTACTACTGGCTGCAGCCGGCCGTCGCGGCTGCGGTCGAGCAGCTGTTCGGCAACCTCGCGCGGCAGCCGGTGCCCGAGACGCTCGTCGCGCAGTGGCTGCCGGATGTCTACGCGGCGTGCCGCGCGGGCGGGCTCGCGAAGGAGCCGCGCGCGTGGGTGCGCCACCGGATACGCGACGTGATCGCGCACTATGCGCGCGCGTGCGGAATGCAGCGGCCGGCGTGA
- a CDS encoding sugar kinase, whose protein sequence is MAEIVVAGELLAEFVAAERGQGFDTPGLFAGPFPSGAPAIFADQAARLGARVAYAGCVGRDAFGDAIVARLERDGVDVARIRRVARPTGTAFVAYRDDGSRSFVFSLSTSAAACVDASDVDTAMFDGCRYFHVMGSSLTSESAIAAVQRGVIEAARAGAKVSFDPNVRPEMLSFRPMRAALDEMLAACHLFLPSEADLPFFCGPQPAERAIAGLLATHPLLERVVLKRGAAGSVAFDRASRAEAPAFPVDEIDPTGAGDCFGGTLVASLVAGVPIEVALRRANAAGAIAVTRRGPMEGNSSAAEIDRFLTERGVACPA, encoded by the coding sequence ATGGCCGAGATCGTCGTCGCCGGCGAGCTGCTCGCCGAATTCGTTGCCGCCGAGCGCGGCCAGGGCTTCGATACGCCGGGCCTGTTCGCCGGACCGTTCCCGAGCGGCGCGCCCGCGATCTTTGCCGATCAGGCAGCACGGCTCGGCGCGCGCGTCGCGTATGCGGGCTGTGTCGGTCGCGACGCGTTCGGCGACGCGATCGTCGCGCGGCTCGAACGCGACGGCGTCGATGTCGCGCGCATCCGCCGCGTCGCGCGCCCGACCGGCACCGCGTTCGTCGCGTATCGCGACGACGGTTCGCGCAGCTTCGTCTTCAGTCTTTCCACCAGCGCGGCCGCGTGTGTCGATGCATCCGACGTCGATACGGCGATGTTCGACGGCTGCCGCTACTTCCACGTGATGGGCTCGTCGCTGACGAGCGAATCGGCGATCGCGGCGGTCCAGCGCGGCGTGATCGAGGCCGCGCGCGCCGGCGCGAAGGTGTCGTTCGATCCGAACGTGCGCCCCGAGATGCTGAGCTTCCGCCCGATGCGCGCGGCGCTCGACGAGATGCTCGCCGCCTGCCACCTGTTCCTGCCGAGCGAGGCCGACCTGCCGTTCTTCTGCGGGCCGCAGCCGGCCGAGCGCGCGATCGCGGGACTGCTCGCGACGCATCCGCTGCTCGAGCGCGTCGTGCTGAAGCGCGGCGCCGCTGGCAGCGTCGCGTTCGACCGCGCGAGCCGTGCCGAAGCGCCGGCGTTTCCGGTCGATGAAATCGACCCGACCGGCGCCGGCGACTGCTTCGGCGGCACGCTGGTCGCGAGCCTCGTCGCGGGCGTGCCGATCGAGGTCGCGCTGCGCCGCGCGAACGCGGCAGGCGCGATCGCGGTCACGCGGCGCGGCCCGATGGAAGGCAACAGCAGCGCGGCCGAGATCGACCGTTTCCTGACCGAACGAGGTGTGGCATGTCCGGCCTGA